A stretch of Geomonas oryzisoli DNA encodes these proteins:
- the recR gene encoding recombination mediator RecR has translation MLHFSGSLTRLVGELKKLPGVGEKSALRLAFHLLKYPGNIEALAESLMQVKEKVRFCSRCFAITEDDPCWICSGERDSAALCVVEEPQDLLALERSRAFRGRYHVLQGALSPLNGVTPRDLRIAELMQRLEGGEVREVLIATNFTVEGEATALYLTRMIKPLGIKVTRLAHGIPIGSDLEYVDAATVQRAVEGRSEL, from the coding sequence ATGCTACATTTTTCGGGCTCGCTGACCAGGCTGGTGGGAGAATTGAAGAAACTGCCTGGTGTCGGTGAAAAAAGTGCCTTGCGCCTCGCCTTTCATCTGCTTAAATATCCCGGTAATATCGAGGCGTTAGCAGAGAGCCTCATGCAGGTGAAGGAAAAGGTCCGTTTTTGCTCCCGCTGTTTTGCCATCACCGAGGATGATCCCTGCTGGATCTGCTCGGGGGAGCGCGACAGCGCCGCGCTCTGCGTGGTTGAGGAGCCGCAAGACCTGCTGGCCCTTGAGAGAAGCCGCGCTTTCCGTGGCCGCTACCACGTGCTGCAGGGGGCTCTTTCACCGTTAAACGGCGTTACACCGCGTGACCTGAGGATCGCCGAGCTGATGCAGCGGTTGGAGGGGGGCGAGGTGCGCGAGGTGCTGATCGCCACCAACTTCACGGTGGAGGGGGAGGCGACGGCGCTCTACCTGACCAGGATGATCAAGCCGCTCGGGATCAAGGTGACGCGTCTGGCGCACGGCATCCCCATCGGCAGCGACCTGGAATACGTGGATGCGGCGACCGTGCAGCGGGCAGTGGAGGGGCGTTCGGAGCTTTAG
- a CDS encoding peptidylprolyl isomerase, whose translation MHFSKTAAVLLIALSVAVTGCKKQEGATEAKQEGPGKGIVLAEVNGANITDKDFYKEQAALPPQLKPMTETPEGKKEMLDTMVVRELILQQAAKDGIDKSPEVAAKLEDLKKRVIVEAFLKKKIEETAKVSDAEMQDYYNKNKDKFKSDAQVRASHILVKSEAQAKEIEKQLKAGASFEELAKKNSIDGAAPKGGDLGWFSKGSMIPDFEKVVFGLKDGETSGIVKTQFGYHIIKKTGSRPAGVRTLDEVKDEIKAALAPAKQQEVFKTLKEDLKKQAKVSVKEDALKELGGEGAKDAKDGAAHPGEAAQPAKAK comes from the coding sequence GTGCACTTCAGCAAAACCGCCGCAGTACTTTTGATTGCACTCAGCGTCGCCGTCACCGGCTGCAAAAAGCAGGAGGGGGCCACCGAGGCGAAACAGGAAGGCCCCGGCAAGGGGATCGTCCTCGCCGAGGTGAACGGTGCCAACATCACCGACAAGGATTTCTACAAGGAGCAGGCCGCCCTGCCGCCCCAGCTCAAGCCGATGACCGAGACCCCGGAAGGGAAGAAGGAAATGCTGGACACCATGGTGGTGCGTGAGCTGATCCTGCAGCAGGCCGCCAAAGACGGCATCGACAAGAGCCCCGAAGTGGCCGCCAAGCTCGAGGACCTGAAGAAGCGCGTCATCGTCGAGGCCTTCCTCAAGAAGAAGATCGAGGAGACCGCGAAGGTGAGCGACGCCGAGATGCAGGACTACTACAACAAGAACAAGGACAAGTTCAAGTCCGACGCACAGGTCCGGGCCAGCCACATCCTGGTCAAGTCCGAGGCGCAGGCCAAGGAGATCGAGAAACAGCTTAAAGCTGGTGCGAGCTTCGAGGAGCTGGCCAAGAAGAACTCCATCGACGGCGCGGCTCCCAAGGGTGGCGACCTCGGCTGGTTCAGCAAAGGCTCCATGATCCCCGACTTCGAAAAGGTCGTCTTCGGCCTGAAAGATGGAGAGACCTCGGGGATCGTGAAGACCCAGTTCGGCTACCACATCATCAAGAAGACCGGTTCCCGTCCGGCCGGCGTCCGCACCCTCGACGAGGTGAAGGACGAGATCAAGGCGGCCCTGGCCCCGGCCAAGCAGCAGGAGGTCTTCAAGACCCTGAAGGAGGACCTGAAGAAGCAGGCCAAGGTTTCCGTCAAGGAAGACGCCCTCAAGGAGCTCGGTGGTGAAGGTGCCAAGGATGCCAAGGACGGCGCGGCCCATCCGGGCGAGGCCGCCCAGCCGGCGAAGGCCAAGTAG
- the dnaX gene encoding DNA polymerase III subunit gamma/tau, which yields MSYLVLARKWRPQTFSDLVGQEHVSQTLKNAIDGGRVAHAFLFTGARGVGKTSSARILAKALNCESGLTVEPCNTCSTCLEITDGNSVDVFEIDGASNTGVDDIRELRDNIKYLPSRSRYKIFIIDEVHMLTTNAFNALLKTLEEPPPHVKFIFATTEPHKVPITILSRCQRFDFKRIALPRIVSRLRYIVDQEGVQVSDEALSVVARKGDGSMRDSLSTLDQVLAFCGNSVSDADVAALLGVVDRRLIMDGCRSVLEADVKGALGIVAQVDSFGYSMRQFCQELINQFRNISILKAVGDPGDLLELSDTEQGELKALGGQASVQDLQRHLAILLKAEAEMAHAGFPRLILEMALMKMATLAPAIPVQELLARLDALERGGALPPRTEAPQPSAPAQRPAQQPAPQQYAPQQQAAPTRPAAAPVAAAPVAAAPQQSAAPQAAPAAFATGGDLWGSFVQAVKAKKPMLGGALEEVYPVKVAQGVLEIGCLQGSFQLTRLQDPEQINELKSLAQAHFGVPTQIKVVALNGPPTDAAPTLSEKKSLENAERKAVLRREAEEHPLVAAAVELFDGEIAEVRELPQIEVAKS from the coding sequence TTGTCCTATCTTGTTCTTGCTAGAAAATGGCGCCCCCAGACCTTCAGCGACCTGGTCGGCCAGGAGCACGTCAGTCAGACCCTCAAAAACGCCATCGACGGCGGCAGGGTCGCGCACGCCTTTCTCTTTACCGGCGCCCGCGGCGTGGGCAAGACCAGTTCGGCGCGCATCCTCGCCAAGGCACTCAACTGCGAGAGCGGTCTGACCGTCGAGCCCTGCAACACCTGCTCTACCTGCCTGGAGATCACCGACGGCAACTCGGTGGACGTCTTCGAGATCGACGGCGCCTCCAACACCGGTGTCGACGACATCCGGGAACTGCGGGACAACATCAAGTACCTCCCTTCGCGCTCGCGCTACAAGATCTTCATCATCGACGAAGTGCACATGCTGACCACCAACGCCTTCAACGCGCTGTTGAAGACGCTGGAGGAGCCGCCGCCGCACGTCAAGTTCATCTTCGCCACCACCGAGCCGCACAAGGTTCCCATCACCATCCTGTCGCGCTGCCAGCGCTTCGACTTCAAGAGGATCGCGCTGCCGCGCATCGTCTCGAGGCTGCGCTACATCGTGGACCAGGAGGGGGTGCAGGTTTCGGACGAGGCGCTCTCGGTCGTGGCCAGGAAGGGCGACGGCAGTATGCGCGACTCCCTCTCCACGCTGGACCAAGTGCTCGCCTTCTGCGGCAACAGTGTCTCCGACGCGGACGTCGCCGCCCTTTTGGGGGTGGTGGACCGGCGCCTGATCATGGACGGCTGCCGCAGTGTGCTCGAGGCGGACGTGAAGGGTGCGCTCGGTATCGTGGCCCAAGTCGATTCCTTCGGCTACAGCATGCGTCAGTTCTGCCAGGAACTGATCAACCAGTTCCGCAACATCTCCATCCTCAAGGCGGTCGGGGATCCCGGTGACCTCCTTGAGCTCTCCGATACCGAACAGGGCGAGTTGAAGGCGCTGGGTGGGCAGGCTTCGGTCCAGGACCTGCAGCGCCACTTGGCCATCCTGCTCAAGGCTGAGGCCGAGATGGCGCACGCCGGCTTCCCGCGACTGATCCTGGAGATGGCGCTGATGAAGATGGCGACCCTGGCCCCGGCCATCCCGGTGCAGGAGCTGCTGGCGCGCCTCGACGCCCTGGAAAGGGGGGGGGCGCTGCCGCCGCGCACAGAGGCCCCGCAGCCGTCCGCCCCCGCACAGCGTCCGGCACAGCAGCCGGCGCCTCAGCAGTATGCGCCGCAGCAGCAGGCGGCGCCCACGCGACCCGCGGCTGCTCCCGTTGCGGCAGCACCGGTCGCGGCAGCACCGCAGCAGAGCGCGGCGCCGCAGGCGGCACCGGCTGCCTTCGCCACGGGTGGTGACCTCTGGGGCAGCTTCGTGCAGGCGGTCAAGGCCAAGAAGCCGATGCTGGGCGGTGCGCTGGAAGAGGTCTACCCGGTCAAGGTGGCCCAGGGCGTGTTGGAGATCGGCTGCCTGCAGGGCTCCTTCCAACTGACCCGCCTGCAGGATCCCGAGCAGATCAACGAGCTGAAGAGCCTGGCGCAGGCCCATTTCGGCGTCCCCACCCAGATCAAGGTGGTCGCCCTGAACGGCCCCCCTACGGACGCCGCCCCGACCCTGTCGGAAAAAAAAAGCCTTGAAAACGCCGAGCGAAAGGCAGTTTTGAGACGGGAGGCGGAGGAGCATCCGCTGGTGGCGGCGGCGGTCGAGCTTTTCGACGGCGAGATCGCCGAGGTGCGGGAACTTCCCCAAATAGAAGTTGCAAAATCATAA
- the nifJ gene encoding pyruvate:ferredoxin (flavodoxin) oxidoreductase — MSRRMVTIDGNTAAAHVAHATNEVIAIYPITPSSVMGEISDEKSARGEKNIWGTVPSVSELQSEGGASGAVHGALQAGALTTTFTASQGLLLMIPNMFKIAGELTSTVFHISARAISAAALNIFGDHSDVMSARSTGWGMICSNNVQEVMDFALISQAATLRARVPFMHYFDGFRTSHEVQKVEELTFDDMRFMISDELVQAHRARALTPDRPVLRGTAQNPDVYFQGRETVNAYYPKALEIVQEEMDKFAGLTGRKYSVAEYVGAPDAERVIIVMGSAADTVQETLETLNAAGEKVGLVKVRLFRPFPVDAVAACLPASVKKIAVLDRTKEPGSLGEPLYLDVRTAIGEAMADGKSAFKSYPIIVGGRFGLGSKEFTPGMAKGVFDNLKADKPKNHFVVGIKEDVTNCSLDFDPAFVNPSAGTYSAMFFGLGSDGTVGANKNSIKIIGENTDNNVQAYFVYDSKKAGTVTVSHLRFGKGEIRSPYLIDQADFVACHNFSFLEKYDMLSRAKVGGTFLLCSLTDDKEAVWNAMPVEVQQQIIDKKLKFYVINAIALGEKLGLGARINVIMQTAFFKISGIMPLDAAIASIKDAIKKSYGKSGEKVVEMNNKAVDAALENIFEITVPATATSKIKKPAVVGAHAPQFVQEVTAQLIAGRGDDVPVSMLPADGTFPTATSQYEKRNIAVDIPVWDESLCIQCGICSFVCPHATIRMKVYDADKLAGAPETFKSTDARGNEFKGMKCTIQVAPEDCTGCAACVANCPAKSKEDPKHKAINMKFQAPLRASEAANYDFFLNIPETDPTLVKLDTLKGSQLVRPLFEYSGACAGCGETPYLKLMSQLFGDRALIANATGCTSIYGGNLPTTPWAKNADGRGPAWSNSLFEDNAEFGFGMRLAVDKFNQAALELIDTLSLPADLVAEIKGADQKTQAGIEAQRARVAKLKEILSASGDAAAKKLLSIADYLVKKSVWIVGGDGWAYDIGYGGLDHVIASGKNVNLLVLDTEVYSNTGGQASKSTPMGAVAQFAAGGKPQAKKDLAMIAMAYGNVYVAKVSLSNPAQVVKAFMEAEAYDGPSLILAYSHCIAHGIDMATAVETQKRAVASGHWPLVRYNPDLAEQGKNPLQLDSKEPSISLEEYAYGENRYRVLKKNNPEAAATLMARSAELTARRFDLYKRMAEMDFGK, encoded by the coding sequence ATGTCCCGCAGAATGGTAACAATCGACGGTAACACCGCTGCCGCACACGTGGCGCACGCCACCAACGAGGTGATCGCCATCTACCCGATCACCCCTTCCTCGGTAATGGGGGAGATCTCGGACGAGAAGAGCGCCCGGGGCGAGAAGAACATCTGGGGCACCGTCCCCTCCGTCTCCGAGCTGCAGTCCGAAGGTGGCGCCTCCGGTGCCGTCCACGGCGCGCTCCAGGCCGGCGCCCTGACCACCACCTTCACCGCCAGCCAGGGCCTGCTGCTCATGATCCCGAACATGTTCAAGATCGCGGGCGAGCTCACCTCGACCGTGTTCCACATCTCGGCCCGCGCCATCTCGGCCGCCGCGCTGAACATCTTCGGCGACCATTCCGACGTCATGTCGGCCCGTTCCACCGGCTGGGGCATGATCTGTTCCAACAACGTGCAGGAGGTCATGGACTTCGCGCTGATCTCCCAGGCCGCCACCCTGCGCGCCCGCGTTCCCTTCATGCACTACTTCGACGGCTTCAGGACCTCGCACGAGGTACAGAAGGTCGAGGAGCTTACCTTTGACGACATGCGCTTCATGATCAGCGACGAGCTGGTCCAGGCGCACCGCGCACGCGCGCTGACCCCGGACCGTCCGGTGCTGCGCGGCACCGCTCAGAACCCGGACGTCTACTTCCAGGGTCGCGAGACCGTCAACGCCTACTACCCGAAGGCGCTTGAGATCGTGCAGGAGGAGATGGACAAGTTCGCCGGCCTCACCGGCCGCAAGTACTCCGTCGCCGAGTACGTCGGCGCCCCGGACGCCGAGCGCGTCATCATCGTGATGGGCAGCGCAGCCGACACCGTCCAGGAGACCCTGGAGACCCTGAACGCCGCCGGCGAGAAGGTCGGTCTGGTAAAGGTGCGCCTGTTCAGGCCGTTCCCGGTCGACGCCGTCGCCGCCTGCCTCCCGGCTAGCGTCAAGAAGATCGCCGTCCTCGACCGCACCAAGGAGCCGGGCTCTCTGGGCGAGCCGCTCTACCTCGACGTCAGGACCGCCATCGGCGAGGCCATGGCCGACGGCAAGAGCGCGTTCAAGTCCTACCCGATCATCGTGGGCGGCCGCTTCGGCCTCGGTTCCAAGGAGTTCACCCCGGGCATGGCCAAGGGCGTGTTCGACAACCTGAAAGCCGACAAGCCGAAGAACCACTTCGTGGTCGGCATCAAGGAAGACGTCACCAACTGCTCGCTGGACTTTGACCCGGCCTTCGTGAACCCCTCCGCCGGCACCTACTCCGCCATGTTCTTCGGCCTGGGCTCCGACGGCACCGTCGGCGCCAACAAGAACTCCATCAAGATCATCGGCGAGAACACCGACAACAACGTCCAGGCCTACTTCGTCTACGACTCCAAGAAGGCCGGTACCGTCACCGTGTCGCACCTGCGCTTCGGCAAGGGCGAGATCCGCTCCCCGTACCTGATCGACCAGGCGGACTTCGTCGCCTGCCACAACTTCTCCTTCCTGGAGAAGTACGACATGCTCTCCCGCGCCAAGGTGGGTGGCACCTTCCTGCTCTGCTCGCTTACCGACGACAAGGAAGCGGTCTGGAACGCCATGCCGGTCGAGGTACAGCAGCAGATCATCGACAAGAAGCTCAAGTTCTACGTGATCAACGCCATCGCGCTGGGCGAGAAGCTTGGCCTGGGCGCAAGGATCAACGTGATCATGCAGACCGCCTTCTTCAAGATCTCGGGCATCATGCCGCTCGACGCCGCCATCGCCTCCATCAAGGACGCCATCAAGAAGTCCTACGGCAAGTCCGGTGAGAAGGTGGTCGAGATGAACAACAAGGCGGTCGACGCCGCCCTGGAGAACATCTTCGAGATCACCGTGCCGGCCACCGCGACCAGCAAGATCAAGAAGCCTGCCGTCGTGGGCGCCCACGCACCGCAGTTCGTGCAGGAAGTCACCGCACAGCTCATCGCCGGTCGCGGCGACGACGTCCCGGTCTCCATGCTCCCGGCAGACGGTACCTTCCCGACCGCTACCTCGCAGTACGAGAAGCGCAACATCGCCGTCGACATCCCGGTCTGGGACGAGAGCCTCTGCATCCAGTGCGGCATCTGCTCCTTCGTCTGCCCGCACGCCACCATCAGGATGAAGGTGTACGACGCCGACAAGCTCGCCGGCGCACCGGAGACCTTCAAGTCCACCGACGCCCGCGGCAACGAGTTCAAGGGGATGAAGTGCACCATCCAGGTCGCCCCGGAAGACTGCACCGGGTGCGCAGCCTGCGTGGCCAACTGCCCGGCCAAGTCCAAGGAAGACCCGAAGCACAAGGCGATCAACATGAAGTTCCAGGCGCCGCTCAGGGCATCCGAGGCCGCCAACTACGACTTCTTCCTCAACATCCCGGAGACCGACCCGACCCTGGTCAAGCTCGACACCCTGAAGGGAAGCCAGCTGGTCCGCCCGCTCTTCGAATACTCCGGCGCCTGCGCCGGCTGCGGCGAGACCCCGTACCTGAAGCTCATGTCCCAGCTCTTCGGCGACCGCGCCCTGATCGCCAACGCGACCGGCTGCACCTCGATCTACGGAGGCAACCTGCCGACCACCCCGTGGGCGAAAAACGCCGACGGACGCGGCCCGGCCTGGTCCAACTCCCTGTTCGAGGACAACGCCGAGTTCGGCTTCGGCATGAGGCTCGCCGTTGACAAGTTCAACCAGGCGGCGCTGGAGCTGATCGACACCCTCTCCCTCCCGGCCGACCTCGTCGCCGAGATCAAGGGCGCCGACCAGAAGACCCAGGCCGGCATCGAGGCGCAGCGGGCCCGCGTGGCCAAGCTGAAGGAGATCCTGTCCGCTTCCGGCGACGCCGCTGCCAAGAAGCTCCTCTCCATCGCCGACTACCTGGTCAAGAAGTCGGTCTGGATCGTCGGCGGCGACGGCTGGGCCTATGACATCGGCTACGGCGGTCTGGACCACGTCATCGCCTCCGGCAAGAACGTGAACCTCCTGGTGCTCGACACCGAGGTCTACTCCAACACCGGCGGCCAAGCCTCCAAGTCCACCCCGATGGGCGCCGTGGCCCAGTTCGCGGCGGGCGGCAAGCCGCAGGCCAAGAAGGACCTGGCCATGATCGCCATGGCCTACGGCAACGTCTACGTCGCCAAGGTCTCCCTCTCCAACCCGGCCCAGGTGGTCAAGGCGTTCATGGAGGCCGAGGCGTATGACGGCCCGTCCCTGATCCTGGCCTACAGCCACTGCATCGCCCACGGCATCGACATGGCCACCGCCGTCGAGACCCAGAAGCGTGCGGTCGCCTCCGGCCACTGGCCGCTGGTCCGCTACAACCCGGACCTCGCCGAGCAGGGTAAGAACCCGCTGCAGCTGGACAGCAAGGAGCCGAGCATCTCTCTCGAGGAGTACGCTTACGGTGAGAACCGTTACCGCGTACTGAAGAAGAACAACCCGGAAGCGGCCGCGACTCTCATGGCCCGCTCCGCCGAACTCACTGCCCGCCGCTTCGATCTGTACAAGCGAATGGCAGAAATGGACTTCGGCAAATAG
- a CDS encoding YbaB/EbfC family nucleoid-associated protein — MSKGLAQIMKQAQMMQQKMGKLQEQAAERTAEVTTGGGAVTAVVNGKNQVLSLVIKKEAVDPEDVEMLQDLVITAINEALKKVHQEMSEEMSKITGGLSIPGLF; from the coding sequence ATGTCTAAAGGTTTGGCGCAGATCATGAAACAAGCGCAGATGATGCAGCAGAAGATGGGCAAGCTGCAGGAGCAGGCGGCGGAAAGAACCGCCGAGGTCACCACCGGCGGCGGCGCGGTAACGGCGGTTGTCAACGGCAAGAACCAGGTGCTCTCGCTGGTCATCAAGAAGGAAGCAGTCGATCCGGAAGACGTGGAAATGCTGCAGGATCTGGTCATCACCGCCATCAACGAGGCCCTCAAGAAGGTGCACCAGGAGATGAGCGAGGAGATGAGCAAGATCACCGGCGGGCTGAGCATCCCGGGCCTTTTCTAA
- a CDS encoding cold-shock protein: protein MAKGVVKWFNDSKGFGFIEQENGEDVFVHFSAIQSEGFKSLTEGDSVTFDVQQGPKGLQAANVVRV, encoded by the coding sequence ATGGCAAAAGGTGTAGTTAAGTGGTTTAATGACAGCAAGGGTTTTGGTTTCATCGAGCAGGAGAACGGCGAGGATGTGTTCGTACACTTCTCCGCGATCCAGAGCGAAGGGTTCAAATCCTTGACCGAGGGCGATTCCGTAACTTTTGACGTGCAGCAGGGACCGAAAGGCCTCCAGGCAGCCAACGTAGTAAGGGTTTAA
- the mfd gene encoding transcription-repair coupling factor, with amino-acid sequence MTKPEAQYLKQLNQKLTSPTCQVSVTGLEGSAPAFLLSRLADNGAPPLLVLTADQESADELARELRFFSARPESVLPFPAWDVTPFETASPHPDLVGERLNALVRLLDGAARAVVLPVASALQRVIPRDTLGGVCQYLVAGEELERDGLVEKLVKLGYSHVPLVEDRGTFSVRGGILDIFPPDREQPIRIEFFGDEVETMRLFDPVSQRSLEPLEELVLLPSREVILSEQVVKDLAPRLKRRCDHLGIGADRRRELLEQLQHAIYPPGVEFLQPLFHPHLETILDYVGEHAVRVLVDPDAIADVLQRFGEDLDSAFKRAELRDAIVCDPGELYLSAQELERALSGGRRLEFPRLEIEGEGGEKLRVACSGNQDLKLDTNPEGERVLAPLTEKMVTWIAAGNRVLIPCHQAGQARRLYELLSHYRLPLEHSQDSFLSAAARPAGRVEILIGEISRGFRLEEERLVVIAEEEIFGKRVKRRGLSEAKKKQLLTSLAELKPGDHMVHIDFGVALYRGLQHLSLTGMEGDFLLLEYAGGDKLYLPVDRINLVQRYVGAEGIEPRLDRLGGAGWEKAKAKARAEIQEMAAELLKIHAAREVQEGYRYSPADDMYRAFEASFAFEETPDQAAAIDQVIADMESPRPMDRLVCGDVGYGKTEVAMRAAFKATLDGKQVAILVPTTVLAQQHAESFAARLRDYPVRVEMLSRFRTPQQQKQILEGVKKGEVDIVIGTHRLLQKDVVFKDLGLLIVDEEQRFGVAHKERLKQFRAVVDILTLTATPIPRTLYMSLMGIRDLSIIDTPPVDRLAIKTFVSRSSDELIREAVLRELRRGGQVFFVHNRVQSIGAMAEELRRIVPEAKIAVGHGQMAEKELEQVMLSFMHGEANLLLCTTIIESGLDIPTANTLIVNRADTFGLSQLYQLRGRVGRSKTRAYAYLLIPGEGSISSDARERLKIIQELTELGAGFRIATHDLEIRGAGDLLGARQSGDIAAVGFELYTELLDEAVRTLKGEALPERVEPEIKLKVPAFIPEDYVRDPNQRLLIYKKLTQPADEAEVDDIREELADRFGPLPVAALYLLEVMRLRVALKRLLVKEIEYSGNELSLAFHERTPVSPDAITGLLRKEKGKYRFTPDFRLFVRVTDGSFDGVLAEARNVLKCLV; translated from the coding sequence ATGACCAAGCCCGAAGCGCAGTACCTGAAACAGCTCAACCAAAAACTGACCTCCCCCACCTGCCAGGTGAGCGTGACCGGGCTGGAGGGATCGGCGCCGGCTTTCCTTTTGTCGCGGCTGGCCGACAACGGCGCGCCGCCACTGCTGGTGCTGACCGCCGACCAGGAGAGCGCCGACGAGCTCGCCCGCGAGCTGCGCTTTTTCTCCGCCCGGCCGGAGAGCGTGCTCCCATTCCCCGCCTGGGACGTCACCCCCTTCGAGACCGCCTCGCCCCACCCGGACCTGGTCGGGGAGCGCCTGAACGCCCTGGTGCGCCTCTTGGACGGCGCGGCCCGGGCGGTGGTGCTCCCGGTGGCGAGCGCCTTGCAACGGGTGATCCCGCGGGATACCTTGGGCGGGGTGTGCCAGTACCTCGTTGCCGGCGAAGAGTTGGAGCGTGACGGCCTGGTGGAAAAGCTGGTCAAGCTGGGCTACTCCCACGTCCCCTTGGTCGAGGACCGCGGCACCTTCTCGGTGCGCGGCGGCATCCTGGACATCTTCCCCCCAGACCGGGAGCAGCCGATCCGCATCGAGTTCTTCGGCGACGAGGTCGAGACCATGCGTCTCTTCGATCCGGTTTCGCAGCGCTCCCTGGAGCCGCTTGAGGAACTGGTGCTGCTCCCTTCCCGCGAGGTGATCCTCTCCGAGCAGGTGGTGAAGGACCTCGCCCCCAGGCTCAAACGCCGCTGCGACCACCTGGGCATCGGGGCCGACCGGCGCCGGGAGCTTCTGGAGCAGTTGCAGCACGCCATCTACCCTCCGGGCGTCGAGTTCCTGCAGCCCCTGTTCCATCCCCACCTGGAAACCATCCTCGACTACGTTGGTGAGCATGCGGTACGGGTCCTGGTCGATCCCGACGCCATAGCCGATGTGCTGCAGCGCTTCGGCGAGGACCTGGACAGCGCCTTCAAGCGCGCCGAATTGCGCGATGCCATCGTCTGCGACCCCGGCGAGCTCTACCTCTCGGCGCAGGAGTTGGAGCGCGCCCTCTCCGGCGGGCGCCGCCTGGAGTTCCCCCGCCTCGAGATCGAGGGGGAAGGAGGCGAAAAGCTCCGGGTCGCCTGCTCCGGCAACCAGGACCTCAAACTGGACACCAACCCGGAAGGGGAGCGGGTGCTGGCCCCCCTGACCGAGAAGATGGTGACCTGGATCGCGGCGGGAAACCGCGTGCTGATTCCCTGCCACCAGGCCGGTCAGGCCCGCAGGCTCTACGAGTTGTTGTCTCACTACCGCCTCCCCCTGGAGCACTCCCAGGACTCGTTCCTTAGCGCCGCCGCGCGTCCCGCCGGCCGGGTCGAGATCCTGATCGGCGAAATTTCCCGCGGCTTCCGACTGGAAGAGGAACGCCTGGTGGTCATCGCCGAGGAGGAGATCTTCGGCAAGAGGGTGAAGCGGCGCGGCCTGTCCGAGGCAAAAAAGAAGCAGCTCCTCACCTCGCTGGCCGAGTTGAAGCCGGGCGACCACATGGTGCACATCGATTTCGGCGTGGCGCTGTACCGCGGGCTGCAGCACTTGAGCCTCACCGGGATGGAGGGGGATTTCCTGCTCCTCGAGTATGCCGGCGGCGATAAGCTCTACCTCCCGGTGGACCGCATCAACCTGGTGCAGCGCTACGTGGGCGCGGAGGGGATCGAGCCCAGGCTGGATCGCCTTGGGGGCGCCGGCTGGGAAAAGGCCAAGGCCAAGGCCCGCGCCGAGATCCAGGAGATGGCGGCGGAGCTTTTGAAGATCCATGCCGCCCGCGAGGTCCAGGAAGGGTACCGCTACTCCCCGGCCGACGACATGTACCGCGCTTTCGAGGCCTCCTTCGCCTTCGAGGAGACCCCGGACCAGGCCGCCGCCATCGACCAGGTCATCGCCGACATGGAGAGCCCGCGCCCCATGGACCGCCTGGTCTGCGGCGACGTCGGCTACGGCAAGACCGAGGTGGCCATGCGCGCCGCCTTCAAGGCGACCCTGGACGGCAAGCAGGTGGCCATCCTGGTGCCGACCACGGTGCTCGCCCAGCAGCATGCCGAGAGTTTCGCGGCCCGGCTCAGGGATTACCCGGTGCGGGTGGAGATGCTGTCGCGCTTCCGCACCCCGCAGCAGCAGAAGCAGATCCTGGAGGGGGTGAAAAAGGGGGAGGTCGACATCGTGATCGGCACCCATCGCCTCCTGCAAAAGGACGTGGTCTTCAAGGACCTGGGGCTTCTGATCGTGGACGAGGAGCAGCGCTTCGGCGTGGCCCACAAGGAAAGGCTCAAGCAGTTCCGGGCCGTGGTGGACATCCTCACCCTGACGGCGACCCCCATCCCGCGCACCCTGTACATGTCGCTCATGGGGATCCGGGACCTCTCCATCATCGACACCCCGCCGGTGGACCGGCTCGCCATCAAGACCTTCGTCTCCCGCTCATCGGACGAGCTGATCCGCGAGGCGGTGCTCAGGGAACTCAGGCGCGGCGGCCAGGTCTTCTTCGTGCACAACCGGGTGCAGTCGATCGGGGCCATGGCCGAAGAGCTGCGCCGCATCGTCCCCGAAGCGAAGATCGCCGTGGGTCACGGACAGATGGCGGAGAAGGAACTGGAACAGGTCATGCTCTCTTTCATGCACGGCGAGGCGAACCTCCTTCTGTGCACCACCATCATCGAGAGCGGTCTGGACATCCCCACCGCCAACACGCTCATCGTGAACCGCGCCGACACCTTCGGCCTCTCTCAGCTCTACCAGCTGCGCGGCAGGGTCGGCCGCTCCAAGACCCGCGCCTACGCCTACCTGCTCATCCCCGGCGAAGGCTCCATCTCCTCAGACGCGCGCGAGCGGCTGAAGATCATCCAGGAATTGACCGAACTCGGCGCCGGGTTCAGGATCGCCACCCACGACCTGGAGATCCGCGGCGCCGGCGATCTCCTGGGCGCGCGCCAGAGCGGCGACATCGCCGCGGTCGGCTTCGAGCTCTACACCGAGCTCCTCGACGAGGCGGTGCGCACGCTGAAGGGGGAGGCGCTCCCCGAGCGGGTGGAGCCGGAGATCAAGCTCAAGGTGCCGGCCTTCATCCCCGAAGATTACGTCCGGGATCCGAACCAGCGTCTGCTCATCTACAAGAAGCTGACCCAGCCCGCCGACGAGGCGGAGGTCGACGACATCCGCGAGGAGCTGGCGGACCGCTTCGGGCCGCTGCCGGTCGCGGCGCTCTACCTGCTGGAAGTGATGCGCCTGCGCGTCGCGCTGAAACGGCTCCTGGTGAAGGAGATCGAATACTCAGGCAACGAGCTGTCGCTCGCCTTCCACGAGAGGACGCCGGTCTCACCGGACGCCATCACCGGACTGTTGCGAAAAGAGAAAGGAAAATACAGGTTTACACCGGACTTCCGGCTCTTCGTGCGGGTCACTGACGGCTCGTTCGACGGGGTGCTGGCGGAAGCCAGAAATGTCTTGAAATGCCTAGTCTGA